Sequence from the Amycolatopsis sp. NBC_00345 genome:
CCAGCGGGCGGGGGTGCACGGGGTCGGCGATGCCCCAGAGCCGGACGGTGGCGTCGCTGCTGGCAGTGATCACGAAACGCCGGTCCGGGCTGAACACCACCGAGTTGACGATGTTGCTGTAGCCGGCCAGGGTCGCGAGCGCTCGCGGGTGGGCCAGGTCGGTGAGGTCCCACAGCCGGGCGGTGCCGTCGGCGCTGCCGGTGGCGAGCAGACGGCCGTCCGCGCTGAAGGCGACGGACTGCACCTGGCCGGCGTGGCCGGTGAGGATGGCGATTTCCCAGGGATGGGCCGGGTCGGCGACATTCCACAGCCGCGCGGTGCCGTCGGCGCCGCCGGTGGCGGCCGTGCGCCGGTCCAGGCTGAACGCCGCCGAGTAGACCGCGCCGGCGGGACCGGCCAGCGCGAAGGCGGGACCGGGGTGGTGCGGGTCGGCGATGTCCCAGAGCCGGACCGTGCGGTCCCAGCTGGAGCTGGCGAGCGTGCGCCCATCGGGGCTGAAGGCCGCGTACCAGACGATTTCGGTGTGGCCGGTGAACACGGCGCCGGGGCGTGGGTTCCGCGGGTCGGTGACGTCCCAGGTCCGGACGGTGCGGTCCTGGCCCGCCGTGGCCAGGGTGTGCCCGTCCGGGCTGAACGCCGCCGAATAGACCTTGTCCGTGTGGCCGGTGAGCGTGGCCAGCCAGTGCGGCTGCGCCGGGTCGGCGACGTCCCAGAGCCGGGCGGTCCGGTCCTGGCCGGCGGTGGCGAGCGTGCGCCCGTCCGGGCTGAACGCCACGGCCCGGACCCGGTCCGTGTGCCCGGTGAGTATGGCGAGCGCGTGCGAATGGGGCGGGTCGGCGACGTCCCACAGCCGGGCGGTGCCGTCGCCGCCGGCGCCGGCCAGGGTGCGGCCGTCGGGGCTGAAAACGACCTGGTACACGCGATCCCGGTGGTCGGCGAGGGTGATCAGCTGCTGCGGCCGGCGCAGGTCGGCCACGTTCCACAGCCGGATCGTGTGGTCCTCGCCCGCGGTCGCGATGAGGCGCCCGTCCGGGCTGAAGGCCACCGAGTAGACGCGGTCGGTGTGGCCGATGAGCTCGGCCACTTCGTGCGGGTGGGCCGGGTCGGTGATGTCCCACAGGCGGACCAGGTGATCGCGGGCGGCGGTGGCGAGGATGTGCTCGTCCGGGCTGAACGCGACCGAGTACACCTCCTCGCGGCCGTCGAGCGTGGCCAGCTCGCGCGGGTGATGCGGATCGGCGACGTCCCACAGCCGCGCGGTGCGGTCGTCACTGGCGGTCGCCAGCAGATGCCGGGTGGGGCTGAAGGTCAGCGAGTTGACGCCGTCGGTGTGGCTGGTGAGCTGGGTGGCATACGGCGCCGCGAAAGTGCTGAGCACGGTGCCGCGGGCTTCCGCGGTCGGGGCGAGGTCATAGGCGGCGAGGCCGAGCTGCGCGGCGAGCCCGGGGTTGGCGGTGCGCAGCGCATCGCTTTGGCCGGCGACCTTCTGGGAGATCGCGATGTCGCGTTCCCCGGAGGCCTGGTCCTGCGCGTGGACGGCGTACCCGGTCGCGACGGTGGCCAGCAGGAGCAGGGCCGCGAGGAGGGCGACCAGCTGACGGAGACGGCGATTGCGGCGGCGGGCCACCGCCTGATCGGCCTCGTCGGCGGTGATGCTCGCCTGCAGGAACTCGCGTTCCCTGGCGGTGAGCGACACGTCGCCGGCCGCGGCCCAGTCCTTCGCGATGCCCAGCCGGGTGCCCCGGTAGAGCACTCCGGCATCGCGGCGCAGTGACTCCCAGACCGCGGTGGCTTCGGTGAGCTGGCGGTGGATGCGCAGGCTCTCCTGGTCTCCGGCGAGCCACTCGCGCAGTCGCGGCCACGCGGTGACGAGGGATTCGTGGGTGATGTCGATCGTGTCGGCGTCGATGGTGACGAGGCGCGCCCCGGCCAGGCGGGCGAGAACGGCGCCGGTGGCCTCGTCGGCCGGCTCGAGTTCACTGCGGTGGAGGCGGCGTTTTGTGTTCCCGGTGCCGTCGCCGATTGTGGTCAGGCGCAGGAACAACTGCTTGACGAGCCGCTGCTGCCCGGGGCCGAAAGCCGCGTAGATGTCTTCGGCGGTCTGCGCGAGCGCGCCCTGAATCCCGCCCGCGGCAAGGTATCCGGCCAGGGTCAGGGTGTTTCCCCGTCTTCGGCGCCAGGTCTCCAGCAGCACGTGGGACAGCAGGGGCAGCACTCCCGGCCGTCCGCCGGCCTCCGCCACCAGTTCCGCCAGCAGCGCGCCTTCCACCGCGCAGTCGGCGTGGACCGCGGGCTGGACGATCACGTCCCGGAGCTCGGCGGTGGTCATCGGCCCGACGAGCACCTGCGCGGAGGAAACGGCGGCCGCGAGTTCGGCGTGCTCCGCGCAGTGCAGGTAGAAATCCGCGCGCATGCCCACGACGATCCGCAGCCGGCTGTCCGCGGCCGCCGTGGTGAGCAGCAGCGCGTCGAGGAAACGGTCCCGTTCGGCCGGATCGGCGCACAGCGTGAACACTTCCTCGAACTGATCCACGATGAGGACGAGCTCGGCGCGCTCCGCCCGGCCGGCCAGCGCTTGGCGAGCGAGCCGGTGCAGGTTCCGGGGATCGGCCTCCAGCTCGGCGAGCACGGCCGCGACGGTCGACCGCACCAGCGGCGCGAACCGGATCGCGCACTCCTCCAACGGATGCGCCCCAGGCGACACCAGCACGACGTCGGCGTCATCGCGGAGCCGCGGGACCAGCCCGGCGCGCAACAGCGAGGACTTCCCGGCCCCGGAAGCGCCGACCACAGCCACAAACCGGAACTCGGCGAGTTTCGCGCTCAGCTCGTCCACGAGCCGGTCCCGCCCGAAGAACCGGTCCACATCCGCGGACTGCAGGGCCACCAATCCGACGTACGGCGCCCCTTCGCTTGCGGTCTCCTGCGCGGGCGCCTCCGAGCCGCCGCTCGCCAGCTCGGCCGCGACGGCATGCCACTGCTGTTCCCATTCGCCGACGTCACCGTGACAAGCCCGCACGTACGCCAGCGTCACCGGCAACGTCGGCAACTTCCGGCCGCCGGCGGCGTCGGACAGCGTCCCCGCCGCGTAGTGCGCCCGCTGCCCGAGCTCCCGGTAAGTCGGGCAGCCCGCTTCTTCCCGCAGCCGCCGCAACGCCCCCGCAAACCGCGACAGCACATCCCCGTCCGGGTCCAGCGGACGCTCCCGACGTGGCATCCGCCCCGCCCCCTCACCTCGGCCCTCATTGTTCGGACCTTGTTGTTCCGGAGCCAGCCATCGACACAGAACAACCCGGAAGCACTACACCGGGTCCCGGCTCACTACGGGCATCACACGTGTCGACCTCCGTGGCGGTAGCCGACCGGCCCGCCGTGGATCACAAGGGAGCGAATCATGAAGGCCGTTCGAAACAGATACAGATTCCTGCTATTGGGATTGATGGCGATCTCGGCACTGCTGGTGCCGGTCACCACGGCATCGGCTCGCCCTGCTGCCGGGGCGGCCCCGGCCACGGGGGCGACGATCCTGGACTTCAGCACGGAGCCATGCAAGGGACAGGCCGTCCCCCGTCCTCCGCAAACCGGGTACTGCAAGCCCGGCACCACCATCGTCAACCTCCTTCCGCCGGACGGCCGGGAAGTGACTGTCCTGCTGGGAACCCTCGGCCCGTCCTCGCCTCCGGGAGCGGCGTGGGTCTACTGGACCCGCAAGGTCCCGGGCAGCGGCAATGTCTGGAGCCCGTGGCTGCAACTGGGCTCCGGGTGGGGAATCCGCGGAATCTCGGTCACCGACTACTTCAACGGCTGGTGGACCGTCGGGGTGACGGACGCGAACAATGCCTCGTGGTGCAACAAATACAACAGTGACCGATGGTTCGGGTGGTATTCGGAGAACTGCAGCTTCTAGACAACCCGGCCCGGCGAATGACCACACCTTCCCGGCGACGTTTCCGTAGAACCGGACCGCCAGGCGCATCGGCGCCTGGCGGTCCTGCGTCATGCCGGGCGCAGCCCACCCGGAGCGTCATCCGCACCCCCGGCTTGCCCCCGCCTGGTACACACCTCTAGTGTACTAGTTCTCTAGCACTTTGAAGAAGGTGACATGGTCGAGTTCCGGGTGGACCGCAGTGCCGGCATGCCGCCGTACCGGCAGCTCGTCGTGCAGATCCGGGACGCGGTGCGGCTCGGGTGGCTCAAGCCCGGCGATCGCGTGCCGACTGTGCGGGAGGTCGTGACGAGCAGCGGGGTGAACCAGAACACCGTGCTCAAGGCCTACCGCGAGCTCGAGCTCGCCGGGGTCCTGGAGATCCGCCAGGGCTCGGGCACCTTCGTGAAGAGCTCGGTCGGCTCCGCGGACGCGGGCGCGCTGACCGAGCTGCAGCGGCAGCTCGAGGACTGGGTGCGGATCGCGCAAGCGGCCGGACTGGACGACGAAGACATGCAGGCCCTGCTCAGCGCGGCGCTTGCACGGAAGGCAGGCAACCGATGACCACCGGCACAGAGATGCGGCCGCCGGGCGACGACGACGGCCTCGCGGTCGACGTCCGCGGGCTCGGCGTCCGCTACCGGCGGCCGTGGCGCCGCGAGACGAACTGGGCGTTGCGGGACTGCACCTTCCAGATCCCGGCCGGCCGGGTGGCCGCGCTGGTCGGCCTCAACGGGGCCGGCAAGTCCACTTTGCTCGGTGCGCTGGCCGGGTTGCTGGCCCCGGCCGAGGGGGTGGCGCTGGTGGGTGGCGCGCCGGCCGTCGCGGCCACTGGCGAGGAGGGCTGCCGGATGCAGTACGTCGCCCAGGACAAGCCGCTGTACCGGCACCTGGACGCGGCGGCGATGCTGCAGATCGCCGCCCGGTCCAACCGGGTCTGGGACTCCCAGCGCGCACTGCGCTGGCTGCAGCGGTTCGAAATCCCGCTGGACCGGCCGTGCGGGCGGCTTTCCGGGGGCCAGCAGGCGCAGGTGTCGTTCGCGCTCGCGCTCGGTGCCTGCCCGTCGGTCCTGCTGCTGGACGAGCCGCTGGCCGACCTCGATCCGCTGGCCCGCGACGGAGTCATGCGCGAGCTGCTGGCCGAGGCCGCCGACACCGGGATCACCGTGCTGCTGTCCACGCACGTGGTCGCCGAAATCGGCGGGGTGGCCGATC
This genomic interval carries:
- a CDS encoding GntR family transcriptional regulator; amino-acid sequence: MVEFRVDRSAGMPPYRQLVVQIRDAVRLGWLKPGDRVPTVREVVTSSGVNQNTVLKAYRELELAGVLEIRQGSGTFVKSSVGSADAGALTELQRQLEDWVRIAQAAGLDDEDMQALLSAALARKAGNR
- a CDS encoding ABC transporter ATP-binding protein, with amino-acid sequence MTTGTEMRPPGDDDGLAVDVRGLGVRYRRPWRRETNWALRDCTFQIPAGRVAALVGLNGAGKSTLLGALAGLLAPAEGVALVGGAPAVAATGEEGCRMQYVAQDKPLYRHLDAAAMLQIAARSNRVWDSQRALRWLQRFEIPLDRPCGRLSGGQQAQVSFALALGACPSVLLLDEPLADLDPLARDGVMRELLAEAADTGITVLLSTHVVAEIGGVADHLLVLGRGALLVEGAIDDILESHRFYVGPRADAPPVAGEVLQARHTEGQSTFLVRGTPGQPPPPASPPWIRREVTLADFVLAHLNNSTTTSGQEASA
- a CDS encoding nSTAND1 domain-containing NTPase, which translates into the protein MPRRERPLDPDGDVLSRFAGALRRLREEAGCPTYRELGQRAHYAAGTLSDAAGGRKLPTLPVTLAYVRACHGDVGEWEQQWHAVAAELASGGSEAPAQETASEGAPYVGLVALQSADVDRFFGRDRLVDELSAKLAEFRFVAVVGASGAGKSSLLRAGLVPRLRDDADVVLVSPGAHPLEECAIRFAPLVRSTVAAVLAELEADPRNLHRLARQALAGRAERAELVLIVDQFEEVFTLCADPAERDRFLDALLLTTAAADSRLRIVVGMRADFYLHCAEHAELAAAVSSAQVLVGPMTTAELRDVIVQPAVHADCAVEGALLAELVAEAGGRPGVLPLLSHVLLETWRRRRGNTLTLAGYLAAGGIQGALAQTAEDIYAAFGPGQQRLVKQLFLRLTTIGDGTGNTKRRLHRSELEPADEATGAVLARLAGARLVTIDADTIDITHESLVTAWPRLREWLAGDQESLRIHRQLTEATAVWESLRRDAGVLYRGTRLGIAKDWAAAGDVSLTAREREFLQASITADEADQAVARRRNRRLRQLVALLAALLLLATVATGYAVHAQDQASGERDIAISQKVAGQSDALRTANPGLAAQLGLAAYDLAPTAEARGTVLSTFAAPYATQLTSHTDGVNSLTFSPTRHLLATASDDRTARLWDVADPHHPRELATLDGREEVYSVAFSPDEHILATAARDHLVRLWDITDPAHPHEVAELIGHTDRVYSVAFSPDGRLIATAGEDHTIRLWNVADLRRPQQLITLADHRDRVYQVVFSPDGRTLAGAGGDGTARLWDVADPPHSHALAILTGHTDRVRAVAFSPDGRTLATAGQDRTARLWDVADPAQPHWLATLTGHTDKVYSAAFSPDGHTLATAGQDRTVRTWDVTDPRNPRPGAVFTGHTEIVWYAAFSPDGRTLASSSWDRTVRLWDIADPHHPGPAFALAGPAGAVYSAAFSLDRRTAATGGADGTARLWNVADPAHPWEIAILTGHAGQVQSVAFSADGRLLATGSADGTARLWDLTDLAHPRALATLAGYSNIVNSVVFSPDRRFVITASSDATVRLWGIADPVHPRPLATLTSHVGPVYAAAVSPDGRTMATAGWDATIRLWDITDPGRPRQLAAVTGHAGPVWSVAISPDGRTMATGGDDRTGRLWDITDAAHPRALGTLTGHAGHLYSVAFSPDGHTVATASDDHTVRLWDIADLRQPQFLAALTGHTNRVWSVAFSPDGHTAATAGDDGTTLLRETDLASAARYICQTTPAISTADWHQFFPERAYQPPCAQAAE